The nucleotide sequence GTTCCTTATTTGCAGCAGAATATAATTGAAAACCAATACTGGCACTTACCGTCACATTCACTTCATCATCCACCACAACAGGGTGAGAAATGTATTTAACAATCTTCTCCCCAACCTTGACTGCACTCCCAGCACCATGGTGCAGCCCTTCCAGGATAATCACAAATTCATCACCAGCCAGTCTGAATGCGCTATCCGTTTTTCTGATGTTATCACTCAATCTATTGGCGACTTGACATAGAAGAGCATCGCCAACCTTATGCCCATAATGGTCATTGATACCTTTAAAGCCATCCAGATCAATAAACAACAGAGCCAATTCCTTTTCCCAGCGTACTGCACGCGCCATCGCCTGAGGCAACACTTCAAAGAAAGCACGCCGGTTTGGCAGTCCAGTCAATGCATCTCTTCTAGCCTCTTCCTCACGTACTTTTTCCGCTTCCTTCCTTGCCGTGATATCGTGCAAAAAAGCACAAAATATTGTGCGGTCATCGGAGGTCAGTGCTTTGATACGTACCTCAACAGGAATAAATCCCCCATCGCGGCATTGTGCAGTAAATTCCAATCTTTTATTTAACACATTAGACTGCCCAGACACCATGTACTGCTTGATGCCGTGCTGGTGCCCTTCCCTCGACTTTTCAGGGACAATTAAATCATGCATCAACTGGCCGATAGCCTCATCTGCACTCCAACCAAATAGTACTTCTGCCTGGTGGTTCCATGAAATCACGACACCCGTATCATCGATACTGATATAAGCATCGTAGGCATTATCAATTACCGCAGCGAGCTCAGCTTCCCTTTTTATCAGAGATCGTTGTGCATCAGACTGCTCCACCATGCTACGAAACAACATTTCATTGGCAAGATGCAATTCATGCGTACGCTCTTCAACATCGCTCTCCAGGGTCAACCTCAGCTGTGCCAATGCTGCTTCAGCTTCTTTGCGTTGACTGATATCACTGACAAAGCTAACAAATCCTTCTAGATGTTCGTTTGCACCCCGTAAAGCGCTAGTGTTCAAGGTAACCCATACCGCATTACCATCTTTATGGATGTAGCGTTTTTCAAATTGATATGACTCAATCTCACCCTTGGCCAATTGATTCAGATAGTAAATATTCTTTTCCAGATCATCGGCGTACGTCATTTTCTGAAAGGTCAACACCGACAATTCTTCACGGGAATAACCTACGATGGTGCAAAATGAATCATTGACGCGTACCCACTCACCATCGGGTGTAACCAATGCGATACCAACGCCTGCCCGCTCAAATATTTCTTTGAAATGATCACTACCCGTCCGCCCTTCAAACGCTACTTGGCGGTATACCTTGGTTACTGCCGCAGCCTCACGTGATCTTACCTCCCGCGTAATCAGAGTGCTCAGATCCTCCAAAATCGACAGCTGCTCAGCGGTAATAGCACGAGCTTTGGTATCAATCGCACATAAAGTGCCAATCGCCAATCCGCTACTCGTTGTAATGGGCATTCCTGCATAGAAACGAATACCTGGGAAACCAGTCACCAGTGGATTATCACTAAAACGTGCATCCTGCCTCGCATCAGGAATCACTAATGGCACATCATCTAATATAGTGTGTGCGCAAAACGCCACCTCACGAGAGGTCTCTTTGCTATCCAGTCCAATACTAGACTTAAACCATTGTCTATCCTTGTCTACCAGACTGAATAAACAAATGGGAACTTCAAGTGTTTTTGACAAAATGCGTACAATGCTATCGAACACTGGCTCTGACGGCGTATCCAACAACTCTAAACGGTGTAGTGCATGTAAACGCTCTTGCTCATACACAGGGAAAGGTGCTTGGTACATTTTGGTCCATTCAATAAGTGAACTTCACATGCAGATCAGGAATCATCCACGAAAGGAACCACAAGTACGAGAAATTACACCCCATACCAGCTTATCAATTTACTTTCCTACCGTTTTATCCAAAAACTTTCCAAGTGCAATATCTCTGAACTCAATATGCCTCACAAGCCATTCCTTAATATTTTTTACTACTGAAGCAGCATCAACCTCGTCCAGCTCATCTGCAAGATCTCGAATATTAATCAACAACTGGCAGTGATCTTTTTCATGAGCAATACGATCTGGATACGCATAGCGCTCCATTAAATCATTTTCAGTTTGAAAATGAAATGCAGTAAATTCTATTACCTCTTCAAATAAACGACTCAGTTCATCACCATGAATATCATGACTGATCTTCTGAGCCAACAAGTTCACCAGCTCAACAAGGTGTTCATGCTGCCTGTCGATGGTATCAAAGCCTGTTGCCGGCGCATCCTCAATCAGCATTTCGCTCAATGATGATTTTCTTCCTTCTAAATCTTCATCAAAATATGTGAAGCGATTTTTTCCATTCATTTTGCTGGAGTACATTGCCGTGTCCGCAGCCATTAAAAGTGACTCAACATCACTCCCATGCTCAGGAAATATGCTAATTCCGATACTCGCGCCGACATAACACTTCTGCTGCTCATCCAATGATATTTCCCGTGAAATTTGGTCAATTATTTTTTCACTGATCGACCCACAATCACTTCGCTCCGCAACATTTACCAGTAGAACCCAGAACTCATCTCCCCCGGCTCTGGCAACGGTATCTTCTGCGCGGATGCCTGAGCGCAGTCGCTGTGCGACGACCTTCAATACCGTATCACCAGCATCATGGCCAAATCGATCATTGACCAACTTAAAACCATCCAGATCAATAAAAAGAAGACCAAATTGTTCGCCATGCCTGGTGGCATGGGAGATCACTTGTGAAAATCGATCAAAAAATAATGAACGATTTGGCAGCCCTGTCAGCTGGTCGTGATAAGCAAGAAACTGCATTTGCTGTTCATTTTCGATGCGATCAGTCACATCACTAGCAGTACCATAGATGAGTTCGTGCTGCACCACAGCATGCCACTCAATGAAACGATATCCTCCATTCTGGTGGCGGCATCTACTCACAAAATGTGAAACAGCCTTTTCCTTTGCCAGATCGGACAACATTGCTCGCATCGAACCCTGGTCATCTGGATGCACAAAATGCAGGATATCAGTCCCCTCCATTTTGGCTGCAGCATAGCCAAGTACATTCCCCCATGATGCATTGACCTTTAAAAATACCCCGCTCAAATTGGTAATACAAAGTAAATCTGGAATTAAGGTAAAAAAATCCTCCAACTGTGCTCGTGCAGCACGCAATTCATCATCAGCCTGATCAATTACCATCTGTACTGCATTTCGTCTACGTTGCAGTACCAAAAGTCCACATCCACACATTGCCGCCAACAGAGTAAATATAGATATTCTAATTAATGCTTTCTTTTTTATTTCATTCAAAACTGCATCAATATCACTGGCAACTGCAACTCTCAATACTGCATTTGTTGCCGTGACTGTTGACCTGATATTTGCCGTCGCCAGCATCCGATGCTCACCAATCGGATTAAACACATCCGTATTAACACTGATCTCATTCGAAACTGTTGGATATTTTGAGAAAAAAGTATCTTTCCCACCTAAATAAAGTCCAATCAGACTCGGGCGATCTGGTTCAAACATAAAAAGCGTGCCATCTTCATGTGCGAGTGCAACCCACATTCCGGATGAGTAGCGGACCGCACTGAGGATAATTCTTAACTCAGCCGCATCCAAAGAAGCCGTTACCACACCAACAAATTTTTTATCCGAATCAAGAATCACTCTGGATAAATTAATAGTCCAATTCCCTCCTACAGTTTTAAATGGCGGACTGATGTATAATTTCTTAGGGTCCGGGTTACTTTTTGGAGCAGTAAAGTAGGCTCTACTTCTAAAGTCACGCCCAATAGAATCTGCTTTACTGGACGAAGTCACAATCCCGTCTGCATCCAACACAGCTAGCCATCGGATACTAGGAATTGCATCAACCAAAGTAAGCAATTGCTGATCTGCTGTATTCGAACGCCCACGCGTCCATTGCCAACTAGATAGATTATGCGTAATGTGATTTAATGTATCATCGACCGCATCAAATTGATGTGCAATCAATGCTTGGACAACTTTTACTTGGCTGGATAGTTTTTCCGCCTGGCGCAATTTGCTATTTTTACACTCCCGATATTCAGCAAAAAACATTACAGTCAAAACAAGAATGAAACAGAACAGAAAGAAATACCACTCTTTCTTTGACTGCCCGGACATGCTTATGATATATCGCATATATTTTAATTTAATTGTTATTTAATAACTGCCAATCACTTTACTCTGGCGCAATTCGCATGTGAAAAACTAACGCACCCCGTCGGTTAATTTTATCAAACGCCGCAAGAAAAAATGATTACCATCAATCTATAATTCAAATAAACTGCCGGACGCAAAATACGTACTTACACTTACAGCGTAGTTCTCCGTGATTCTCACTGCAAGTTGGCGTATCAGTGCCAAGTTCCCTGGAACCTAGATTCCTTTCTTCACCGTACGCTGTCGCAACGCAGATTGTTTCATGGCGAGGTATTTCGGTTACTCCATCCATTTTAGTGAGAACAATTCTCACTCCAGCCGCTCATCCCCATACCAGTTACCGACAATTCTGGGCTAGCTGTCAATGCCCTTCCCTAAACATGGAATTCATCATGTACACACTGCCATGCTGCAGCACGTTGCCACCACCTCACGTCATGACATGTAGATTTTGCGCATGACTGTGGGCAAACAAGGATCGTACTGATCTATATCGTGCAGGATATAGTGGAGCCATGCTCAACCCACATTGGTTTTCTAGATTTTTTCAGACCTCACCCCCTTGAACACGCCGACGTCCCCCCGGTATTGAGCAGCACGTGACTTTAGAGTCCAATCAACCCCACACGGAGATTGGACATGAAGAAACGATTCACCGAAGAACAGATCATCGGCTTCCTGCGCGAAGCAGAAGCCGGCATGCCCGTTGCACAGTTGTGCCGCAAATACGCCTTCTCAGAAGCCAGCTATTACCTCTGGCGCAACAAATTCGGCGGCATGAAGTCTCCGAGGCCAAGCGCCTCAAAGAGCTGGAAACCGAAAATGCGCGCCTGAAAAAACTCCTGGCCGAGACCATGCTCGAGAACGAGATTGCCAAAGAGGCCCTGCGAAAAAAGTGGTAAGCGCACCGTCACGGCGGGAGTTGGTGCGCCATATTGTGGGCAAAGGACTCAGTGAGCGTCGATTGCTGCGTCTGGCCGGCATGAGCCCCAGTTCATTCCGCTACCAGCCCGCCAACGACCGTCATGTCGCCTTGAAAGCGCAGATCATCGCGCTCGCCCAACGGCACCGTCGCTACGGTGCTGGCATGATCTATTTGATAGCTGCGGCAAAGCGGCATGGTGGTCAATCACAAGCGGGTGGACCGGCTTTATGCTGAGGCAGGTCTACAAATTCGCCGGCGCAAGCGCAAGAAAATTCCCGTGGCCGACCGTCACCCACTGGCTCGCCCTTTGGCTGCCAATCAGGTCTGGTCGATGGACTTTGTGTTCGACCGGACGGCTGAGGGGCGTGCCATCAAGAATCTGACGGTGGTCGATGATGCCACGCATGAGGCAGTCGCCATTGTTCCGGAACGTGCGATGAGAGGCCTGCATCTGACCCGCGTCCTCGATCAGCTGGCGAAGACACGTGGCTTGCCCAAAGCCATCAGGACCGATAATGGCAAGGAATTCTGCAGCCGTGCGATGTTGAGCTGGGCCCACGCTCGTGGGGTTCAGCTCTTTCTCATCGAACCGGGCAAGCCCAATCAGAACGCTTACATCGAATCCTTTAACGGGCGTTTCCGGGACGAGTGCCTGAACGAGCACTGCTTCACCAGCCTGCGCCATGCCCAGGTTGTCATCGAAGCCTGGCGGAAGGAGTACAACAACGAAAGACCCAAGAAAGCACTGGGTGGTTTGACGCCGGCACGTCGAGGTGGCCATAAATCAATCGTCAATTCAATTTAAAAAAAATCAAACAAATTAAATCATTTGCTTATAAATAATTTTGTGCTAAAAATATTAATTTTTCAAGAATATTACAACCTCAACTCATGAAAAATTAGTTTTAATTTTTATTATTTCTGTACTAATCAAAATCAAGTATTAATTTCAAACAATCGATTGCTTGATAGCTCCAATAGATGACTATTAAGGTGTAGAGTGTAAAAACCATCCTAATCTCATGGAAAGTTAATGAACCAAAAAATTAGAAAGCAAATACTTATAATTGAGGACAGCAAAAGTCAGAGAATGCTTTTAAAATCATATTGTGAGCAGTATGGTAATATTTTAGTTCTAGATGCTGCGGATGGATATCAAGGATGGTGCATTAGCAATCAAAAAGAAACTCTTGATTTGATAATTGTGGATCTGAATTTACCAAAAATGGATGGAATTCAGTTAATTGAGAAATTTGCGAGAAGACCCCAAATTCCTGCGATTATCATAATTAGCGAAAAATACTCAGATCTTCTTTTATCAAGCTCGTATGCCGCACAGGAATTAGGATTTCATAAAGTAGCTATACTTGAGAAACCAATAAATAAAAATGAGTTACACCACACAATAAAATCATTACTTGACACATTCCAAATCACACCAAACTCAGAACATAACTTCCCTCTAATTGATATTGTTTCCGGATTAGCAAAAAACCAATTTACAGCTCACTATCAACCAATATACAACAGTATTAGTGGTGCAATCCAGCAACTTGAAGCACTTGCACGCTGGAATCACCCTTCAGCAGGGCTTGTCACCCCAAACCAGTTTATTACAACACTAGAATATGAAGGATTAATAACTTTACTAACACATAAAATCGTACAAACGAGTCTAGACATGCTTTTACGAAATGAGAAACTATCAAAAATGAAAATATCGATAAATCTTTCAAGAAAATTATTAGTAGATGATGAATTTATTGAATGGTTAATATATCAAGTTAATTTGAGAAAAATTGATTATAACCAAATAGTTCTAGAAATAACAGAAACGATGGCCTTTTCCAACTCAGGTCACTCACTGGCTACCTTATTGAGATTACGAATGAAAGGCTTCGAAATATCACTTGATGACTTTGGAACAGGGCACACCAATCTAGAGCATATAAAAAATCTACCAATATCAGAACTAAAAATTGACAGAAGCATCATCAAAAATATACACAAAAACAAGAGAAGCCAACATATTACATCTGGCATGAAAAACATAGCAGCCGATCTCGGAATAAAAATGGTTGCAGAAGGAATTGACAATGCAGAAGATCTAAAATTTATTTGCAACAACTACAATGACATTAATCTTCAAGGCTATTTTCTCTGCAAACCCATTCATTCCGAAATGATAACTGAAAATATTACAATAAAAGATAAATTAAATTCATAACTGAGAAAATCACATTCACTAATAAATAAGCCATAAAAAATCAATCAACAAAACCATTGCTCTCGCTGAAAACACGCATACCAATTTAGCAGTATTCAAAAAATTCCTCGAAAGTAAAAATATGAAAATTGACAACAAGCATAACAATTACACGGAAGCAACAAAAATACTTGATAACTTAGTTGTGCTAAATTCAGACAAACCAGAATGCTTAACACAGTTACTAGAATTACAATTCATCTTACGTGACCTGCGCAGAGAGATGGACGCACTGAATAAAGAGACAATTCAGTTTAATTCAAAAGTTACAACAACTACGCACGACTAGAATTGCGTGCTCAACATGTCGACGAAGACTTATCTTAAAAAAATGGGCTCTGAACTTAATGTCAATCTTACTCGTTAAATAAATCACAAATCTCAACAAAACCGCACCAGTAAAAATAATTATATTTATTAAAACGACTTAATTAGGATATTTCCCATTTGCATTAACTATAGCGAAAATCTAATCCTGAGTATTTAAACAGCTTACTAGCTACGCAAATGGGACTGGGACTGGGACTGGGACTGGGACTGGGACTGGGACTGGGACTGGGACTGGGACTGGGACTGGGACTGGGACTGGGACTGGGACTGGGACTGGGACTGGGACTGGGACTGGGACTGGGACTGGGACTGGGACTTTAATAAAACTTATTTTAAAAATAAAAATTCATGAACAATTTTACTCGAAAATATTTACACAAGGAGATGTAGAATGACCGTAGCACGAAGAATAATAATTCAGATTACATTAGCGATTATCGCCATCATTGGCATAACTTCTTTTAGCGTCTACACTCAAAAAAAATTGGCAGATACCGCTAGAAAATTTTCAACCGTTGACTATCCAAATCTTATCACACTTAATAAGTTGAGCCAAGCGACAGGGCAACTCAGAGTAGATACAATGCAGTACCTGCTTTCTACCACATCAGATGAAAGAGCGGAAAGCAAAGTCTCAATGAGTAAATCATACACTATTGCAAAATCATTCCTGACCGACTATGAAAGAATGATTAAGAACGAGGAAGATCGCATAGACTTTAACGAAAATAAGGAAAAACTAGAAACATATTACAAAAAAATAACACCAGCCATGATCGCAGTTGAAAAGGGAGACCTCAATTTAGCAATAAAGATTCGAAAGGAGCAAATTGTCCCAGCAGCGAAAGAGCTATTTCTAGCAATTGAAAAGCATATTAATTACAATAAAAAATATGTCGAAAGTGAAGCAACGCAAGCCAACCAACAAGCCTTAATAGCAAAAAATATATCAATATTAGTATCGATACTATCTGCGATAGTATTAATACTCAGCGGATTACGAACTTTTAGCTCCATTATCAAACCATTAAATGAATTAAAAATCACGATGACTGAAATTCAAGAAAATCTTGATTTCACCAAAAAAGTTACAATTATTTACAGACAAGATGAAGTTGGAAAAACCGCCATTGCTTTCAATAAATTAATTTCTGAAATTAATAGTAGCCTACGGCATATTTCAGAAACCTGCAAAAAAGTCAGCTCTTACTCAAGCGATCTTGCCAAAACGGCGATTAATGTTTCGCAAGCAGCTAGCAACCAAAATGAAGCATCTGCGAGTATAGCCACCACAATGGAAGAGCTTACTGTCAGTATCAATCACGTAGGCACGCGTGCGAATAAAACTAGTGAAAAAACAAATGAAGCGAATAAATTAGCAGAGATAGGTCAAGCTGTAATAGGGAAAACCGTTCAAGACATTCGCTCAATTCATGCCACCGTAAGCAATACAACCAACAGTATCAAAGCGCTAGAACATGAAAATAGCAGGGTCGCATCCGCAGTAGATAGTATTAAGGATATTGCAGAACAGACTAATCTGCTTGCTTTGAATGCGGCGATTGAAGCAGCTCGTGCGGGTGAACAAGGTCGTGGCTTTGCTGTTGTTGCCGATGAGGTACGCAAACTAGCTGAACGCACGACAAGCCTTACTAGTGAGATTAATAATATCATAAAAAGTATCACCACTGCATCTCGACAAAGTGTAGAGGCTATGGCAAAGACTCAAAATCTTGTAGAGGCTGGTGTTAAAGGAGCAGATAATGCCCTTCAATCGATTGAACAAATTGATAGCGCATCATCTGATGCGAAAGAAATGGTATCAGAAATTACGGATGCAATTCGTGAACAGGCTACTGCTAGTACTTCCATTGCTGTTCAGGTTGAACAAATAGCTCAGATGGCAGAAAAATCAAGTGATGCAGCAAGGAAAACGGAGTCTACAGCAAATAAACTTGACCTAGCCGTTATATCAATGACAGAAGCCGTTCGCAAGTATCAACTATAGAACTAATTTCACTCACTAATTTAATAAAGAATGTTTTAGTCAATTTCATAAGGACATCGCCGATACAATCCATTATTTTAAATATTTTCAGACCTATATCACCTCCTTGAACCCGCACAGCGACACCCACTTCGGGTGTCTTTTATGCCCTGGCCTCCGTCTTGACGGGGGCCATTTTCATTGGAGTGATCTCATGTCCCATCTCATCGAATCCATGGCCTTTGTCGGAGCCACGCCCTGGCATGGTCTGGGCAATCCTTTGTCTCCACAACAGCCGCTGGAAGTGTGGCTAACCGAATCCGGTATGGACTGGCGTATTGAGCAGAGTGATGTTTTGTTCAACGTGGCTAACGACGGTATGCACATCCGTCCGTTTGCCGATTCCAAGGTGCTGTATCGCTCGGACTCTCTGGCTCCACTGTCGGTAGTGTCACCGCGTTACAAGGTAGTGCAGCCATCAGAAGTGCTGGAGTTCTATCGCGACCTGGTCAGTGCTGGTGGCTTTGAGCTGGAAACCGCTGGGGTGTTGAAGGGTGGTCGCAAACTGTGGGCGCTGGCCAAGACCGGGCAGGAAGCCCTGCTCAAGGGTGGTGATCGGGTGAAGGCCTATCTGCTGCTGGCCACCAGTTGTGACGGCACCTTATGTACCACGGCCCAGTTCACCTCGGTACGGGTGGTGTGTAACAACACCCTGCAGATGGCGGTAAAGGATAGAACCGGTGCGGTGAAGGTGCCCCACTCCACGGTGTTCGATCCGCAGTCAGTGAAAGAAGCCCTGGGTCTGGGGTTATCTGCCTGGGACCGTTTCATTGGGAACATCAAGCAGCTGTCGCAGCGTACGGTGTCATCGGAGGAAGCCTGCCAGTTCTTCCGTGAAGTACTAGATGAGCCATTGGTAGAAGGGACTGAAGATGCAGTGACGTCGAAGGCTCTACAGCAGGTGTCGGCACTGTATAGCGGTGGTGGCATGGGTTCACTGTTGGCCGGCACCAAGGGGACCGCCTGGGGCCTGGTGAATGCCATGACTGAGTATGTTGATCATCGCCGTCGTGCCCGTAGCCAGGACTACCGTCTGGATTCGGCCTGGTTCGGTCAAGGTGCCCAGTTGAAGGGCAAGGCGTTAGAACATGCACTGGCCTTGGTGGAGTAATGCCATGGCCTCCGTGCAATCTATTGCGTTGACGGCAGCCTGTCTGACGGCAGGGATGCGGGACTTCTGTACCTGGAACAGTCTGGGTGTGGCATACGACGGGCCCGATGCCGAGCGCAGTCTGCTGGTGATCTGGGGTGCTGGCTGTCTGGAGCTGCATGCCGAACTGGTGCAGTACGCACCGATGGTGGCAGCCCTCGCGGATACCTTGTACGACCAGCTGGATCAGGGTGCGCCAGGGGTGTGGCATTACGAAGTGACTGAAGCCCTGGGCAGTGCTATGGCCGAATGGATCATGCTGCATGATGGTCTGCCTCCTTCCCTCGACTGGGTCAAAGCCTGCCTGGTGCGCTTGGCCGGGGAGTTCATGCTGCGTGGTCAGCCACAGCAGTGGCCTGCCATCCGGCAAATCCTGCTGACGCTCTCTCCGGAGCTGCCG is from Aquitalea aquatilis and encodes:
- a CDS encoding PAS domain S-box protein, producing the protein MYQAPFPVYEQERLHALHRLELLDTPSEPVFDSIVRILSKTLEVPICLFSLVDKDRQWFKSSIGLDSKETSREVAFCAHTILDDVPLVIPDARQDARFSDNPLVTGFPGIRFYAGMPITTSSGLAIGTLCAIDTKARAITAEQLSILEDLSTLITREVRSREAAAVTKVYRQVAFEGRTGSDHFKEIFERAGVGIALVTPDGEWVRVNDSFCTIVGYSREELSVLTFQKMTYADDLEKNIYYLNQLAKGEIESYQFEKRYIHKDGNAVWVTLNTSALRGANEHLEGFVSFVSDISQRKEAEAALAQLRLTLESDVEERTHELHLANEMLFRSMVEQSDAQRSLIKREAELAAVIDNAYDAYISIDDTGVVISWNHQAEVLFGWSADEAIGQLMHDLIVPEKSREGHQHGIKQYMVSGQSNVLNKRLEFTAQCRDGGFIPVEVRIKALTSDDRTIFCAFLHDITARKEAEKVREEEARRDALTGLPNRRAFFEVLPQAMARAVRWEKELALLFIDLDGFKGINDHYGHKVGDALLCQVANRLSDNIRKTDSAFRLAGDEFVIILEGLHHGAGSAVKVGEKIVKYISHPVVVDDEVNVTVSASIGFQLYSAANKELTVEQMLNAADQAMYKAKGAGRGRVEML
- a CDS encoding diguanylate cyclase domain-containing protein, whose translation is MFFAEYRECKNSKLRQAEKLSSQVKVVQALIAHQFDAVDDTLNHITHNLSSWQWTRGRSNTADQQLLTLVDAIPSIRWLAVLDADGIVTSSSKADSIGRDFRSRAYFTAPKSNPDPKKLYISPPFKTVGGNWTINLSRVILDSDKKFVGVVTASLDAAELRIILSAVRYSSGMWVALAHEDGTLFMFEPDRPSLIGLYLGGKDTFFSKYPTVSNEISVNTDVFNPIGEHRMLATANIRSTVTATNAVLRVAVASDIDAVLNEIKKKALIRISIFTLLAAMCGCGLLVLQRRRNAVQMVIDQADDELRAARAQLEDFFTLIPDLLCITNLSGVFLKVNASWGNVLGYAAAKMEGTDILHFVHPDDQGSMRAMLSDLAKEKAVSHFVSRCRHQNGGYRFIEWHAVVQHELIYGTASDVTDRIENEQQMQFLAYHDQLTGLPNRSLFFDRFSQVISHATRHGEQFGLLFIDLDGFKLVNDRFGHDAGDTVLKVVAQRLRSGIRAEDTVARAGGDEFWVLLVNVAERSDCGSISEKIIDQISREISLDEQQKCYVGASIGISIFPEHGSDVESLLMAADTAMYSSKMNGKNRFTYFDEDLEGRKSSLSEMLIEDAPATGFDTIDRQHEHLVELVNLLAQKISHDIHGDELSRLFEEVIEFTAFHFQTENDLMERYAYPDRIAHEKDHCQLLINIRDLADELDEVDAASVVKNIKEWLVRHIEFRDIALGKFLDKTVGK
- a CDS encoding EAL domain-containing response regulator; protein product: MNQKIRKQILIIEDSKSQRMLLKSYCEQYGNILVLDAADGYQGWCISNQKETLDLIIVDLNLPKMDGIQLIEKFARRPQIPAIIIISEKYSDLLLSSSYAAQELGFHKVAILEKPINKNELHHTIKSLLDTFQITPNSEHNFPLIDIVSGLAKNQFTAHYQPIYNSISGAIQQLEALARWNHPSAGLVTPNQFITTLEYEGLITLLTHKIVQTSLDMLLRNEKLSKMKISINLSRKLLVDDEFIEWLIYQVNLRKIDYNQIVLEITETMAFSNSGHSLATLLRLRMKGFEISLDDFGTGHTNLEHIKNLPISELKIDRSIIKNIHKNKRSQHITSGMKNIAADLGIKMVAEGIDNAEDLKFICNNYNDINLQGYFLCKPIHSEMITENITIKDKLNS
- a CDS encoding methyl-accepting chemotaxis protein — encoded protein: MTVARRIIIQITLAIIAIIGITSFSVYTQKKLADTARKFSTVDYPNLITLNKLSQATGQLRVDTMQYLLSTTSDERAESKVSMSKSYTIAKSFLTDYERMIKNEEDRIDFNENKEKLETYYKKITPAMIAVEKGDLNLAIKIRKEQIVPAAKELFLAIEKHINYNKKYVESEATQANQQALIAKNISILVSILSAIVLILSGLRTFSSIIKPLNELKITMTEIQENLDFTKKVTIIYRQDEVGKTAIAFNKLISEINSSLRHISETCKKVSSYSSDLAKTAINVSQAASNQNEASASIATTMEELTVSINHVGTRANKTSEKTNEANKLAEIGQAVIGKTVQDIRSIHATVSNTTNSIKALEHENSRVASAVDSIKDIAEQTNLLALNAAIEAARAGEQGRGFAVVADEVRKLAERTTSLTSEINNIIKSITTASRQSVEAMAKTQNLVEAGVKGADNALQSIEQIDSASSDAKEMVSEITDAIREQATASTSIAVQVEQIAQMAEKSSDAARKTESTANKLDLAVISMTEAVRKYQL
- a CDS encoding DUF932 domain-containing protein, with the translated sequence MSHLIESMAFVGATPWHGLGNPLSPQQPLEVWLTESGMDWRIEQSDVLFNVANDGMHIRPFADSKVLYRSDSLAPLSVVSPRYKVVQPSEVLEFYRDLVSAGGFELETAGVLKGGRKLWALAKTGQEALLKGGDRVKAYLLLATSCDGTLCTTAQFTSVRVVCNNTLQMAVKDRTGAVKVPHSTVFDPQSVKEALGLGLSAWDRFIGNIKQLSQRTVSSEEACQFFREVLDEPLVEGTEDAVTSKALQQVSALYSGGGMGSLLAGTKGTAWGLVNAMTEYVDHRRRARSQDYRLDSAWFGQGAQLKGKALEHALALVE